The Eublepharis macularius isolate TG4126 chromosome 12, MPM_Emac_v1.0, whole genome shotgun sequence genomic sequence ACACACACTCTAGAATACAGACGTTCAACACCATGCTTCATACAAATGACATCAGAGAGCAGCTTCAAAACTTGTTCTAGGGTTATACATATTTATGTCGATAAGGAAATGCCAAGGATATTAAGGCAGAGATGACAGCGATGGATACTTTGCTCTGTGTTCATCTATTTCACGCTTGGTTTTCTTGATACAACTGAAGATTTCCTTGAAGAGAAGTTTGTACTCAGGTGCAGTGTTTGTTGGTAAGCTGGCTAGATCAGCACTCGTGCCTTCTGATTCTCTCATGTTCATGTCCAAGCGCCTGCTGCCTACACTGACCTCTTTAGCATACTGCTTAGAGGTCTGCACAGCTTTGTGTTTCACAGACTCCTCATCCATCTGGCACTTCGACAGGAGTTCCTCATACTTGACCTTCAAAGCGTTATACTGGGCATCAACCTCATTAAGCAGAGAGATGCCCCTTTGCTTTACAGCTTCGGCCCTCCTGATGCAGGTTTCCTCATGCCCCTTGAGGAGGTCTCCACCCACTGTGCTACCCAAGAAGGTCTCACTGCTGCTTCTTTTCAGAGCCCTTTTGTCAAGTTCTGGAACAGTTAAATACACCCCATCTGAAGGGCTCCGACTCGGCTCCTTCTCTAGAGTGTCTTTCAAGGAAATAAAAAAGGACTCCGGAACAAGCTTTTCCACCCCGCTAACAAATGGGTTTTCACACTGGAATATCTGCCTCATTTCAACCACCTCAGCTTCAAGCTCTTCAGCTCTGTTGCGGTATAGATCAACATCCACCAGTCTCTGCTCAAGGTCACAATTCTCCTTCAGGACAAGGCTGTACTCCTCCTCCATAGTTACCCTCTTCTGTTTTTCCATGTCAAGCTGGGCTTGCAAGAGAGTCACTGCCTTTTTCAAGTTCTGGTTTTCTTCCTCCAAAGGGCTCAGCTGTGTATCTATAGAAGTAATTTTTTCTGCAAAAATATGATCATAAACAAAATACCTGCCAAGAAAAGCCCACCCCCAAAAGATATACATTATTCTCTGAAAGTCTCACTTGTACTGTTTTTAAAGCGATCATTAATTGCAGACAAGCTACCAAAGTCAAGGAACTGGCTGTATGTTATTTCTGTAATGCTAACTGTATCTTCATGGCCAGTGCCCAAAAAGATGGTGGGCATTCAAACAGACCAGTTTCTTTGGGCAGGTAAAGACTCTGGGGTGTGACACTTGAGAGCGATTTAATTGATGCTTCTACCATACAAGGTGTAATGCCAGCATCCAAGACTAAAATAATTCAAGTAATCACAACAATTATCAAGTACAGTTCCACTCAAGGCTGGTCCTTTGCAACATCAGTCAGATTTTTAGGAAGGGCTGTAACATTTACACACCTAATTCTAGCACCCTGACAGAGTCAGTAAGAGCCATAACACTGGCTGGTTTTAAACCATGCTCGATCATTTGCTGGCCAATAAGTACGGACAGGTTTTCCAGATTCTTTGAAACAAATTATCACACCACAGATTTGTTGCTGGAGtcaggagatttttaaaaaatcattttagaAGTGCTTTAATaagcttttaaaatttatttatgttgGCTGCCTTTATGCTTTTTCAGCATTTGATCTGCCATAAATATTTCACAAGAGTATAGAATGGGGCACCAGAGGAGGGAGATATACATCTCTTAAAACAAAATTCATAAAGGACTGTTCGACATTGGTGATAATTTTTAGCAACACCTGAAGCTCTCTGCTTGTAAACCTATGCCCTATTTTCCCTGCTTCAAATACCTTACTCTAATACAGATCATCTTTCGCAGGAAAACACCACATTAAAGCGAGCTTGTTGCTTACTTGCGAAGATCATACAGTTCTTTCAGACATGAAAAGCTGTGAACAGATCTTGGCTGTTCAGATCTTTCGCGGTTCATGTGGCCCTGCCCAGAATTCTTCAGCTCCTCCACTTGTCTCTGGAGGTCATCAATGTGTGTCTGAAGACTTTCAATGGTCTCAGTAAGGCTATGGgtggaaaagagaaaaacaaacttGTCAAAGAAAACAAATGGACAGTCCTCAGCTCAGACACCTAACATTAAAGTTTTGGATTAGATTGGCCCTTCAGTGCTGAACCCATCGGATCATTAGTTGACCCTCTAGTAAAAACAGGAGCAAGCTGCAAGTTCATGCTCCACCTATTAAGCTGAAAGTGTATTAGGAGATTCTCAAAGAAAGAAATGCAGGACCGTACGGGCACAGAGGGTCATGTTCAATGAGATGCTCAGAGTTTAAGAGATGCTCCATGTGATTCTGCACTCAAATTAGTGTGGAAGGGAGAATCCAGTCTGTGACGCATTCCTGATCTAATCCTAAATAGAACCTGGGAGCAAAATGGCAACTGAGCAGGTCCTCAAATCTAGTCATTCTCTAGTAAACACATAATTTTGGGGCACTTCTCTTCAAGAAGGGTAAGTCGAGTCACACAGTACTGTGTTACCTTAAGATCTTTTGCTGTGAAGATCTGCTATCCACAACTAGTTTCTGATTAGCATCTTCTAGATCCCTGGCAGTGACATCGAGCTGTTCATAAACTTTGGCATGCTGGTCATTCATCTGACGCAGGAGTTCCACCTGTTTTGTAAGATACTACAGAAGGAT encodes the following:
- the CDR2 gene encoding cerebellar degeneration-related protein 2 isoform X1; this translates as MLTDSLVEEFEIRDDEPWYDQQDLQQDLHLAAELGKTLLDRNTELETSLQQMYATNQEQLQEIEYLTKQVELLRQMNDQHAKVYEQLDVTARDLEDANQKLVVDSRSSQQKILSLTETIESLQTHIDDLQRQVEELKNSGQGHMNRERSEQPRSVHSFSCLKELYDLRKYFVYDHIFAEKITSIDTQLSPLEEENQNLKKAVTLLQAQLDMEKQKRVTMEEEYSLVLKENCDLEQRLVDVDLYRNRAEELEAEVVEMRQIFQCENPFVSGVEKLVPESFFISLKDTLEKEPSRSPSDGVYLTVPELDKRALKRSSSETFLGSTVGGDLLKGHEETCIRRAEAVKQRGISLLNEVDAQYNALKVKYEELLSKCQMDEESVKHKAVQTSKQYAKEVSVGSRRLDMNMRESEGTSADLASLPTNTAPEYKLLFKEIFSCIKKTKREIDEHRAKYPSLSSLP
- the CDR2 gene encoding cerebellar degeneration-related protein 2 isoform X2, translated to MSLDLHLAAELGKTLLDRNTELETSLQQMYATNQEQLQEIEYLTKQVELLRQMNDQHAKVYEQLDVTARDLEDANQKLVVDSRSSQQKILSLTETIESLQTHIDDLQRQVEELKNSGQGHMNRERSEQPRSVHSFSCLKELYDLRKYFVYDHIFAEKITSIDTQLSPLEEENQNLKKAVTLLQAQLDMEKQKRVTMEEEYSLVLKENCDLEQRLVDVDLYRNRAEELEAEVVEMRQIFQCENPFVSGVEKLVPESFFISLKDTLEKEPSRSPSDGVYLTVPELDKRALKRSSSETFLGSTVGGDLLKGHEETCIRRAEAVKQRGISLLNEVDAQYNALKVKYEELLSKCQMDEESVKHKAVQTSKQYAKEVSVGSRRLDMNMRESEGTSADLASLPTNTAPEYKLLFKEIFSCIKKTKREIDEHRAKYPSLSSLP